CATATCAAGCAAAACCACCATCGCCACTATCAGTTTAACCTCTCCGAGGTAAACAGCAGGGTATGGATGATGGTATCTACAAATCGTAATGTCCTACGGACAAATTTCGAACGACGAGAATACCGCGTAGCGGTTATAGACTTGTAGCATCATTCCTACGCCACTCCATTTTTCTCCGTAGGAGATAAACAATAAGCAGCTATATCGTAGCGAGGCCCTTAAGTTAACGCTATTACGACGAAACGGGTAGGGCTGGGTTAAAAACGCAAAAACAAGCCCCCACTAGTTGTCGTGTGTCGTGATACTTGCGTCTTGATACTTGCGTCTATAAGGAAATCCCCACCCTCAATATCCCCACCAGCGCATTGGGTGTTGCCGCATCAAACCGCGAGGGGTTGATAACGTACTGAAGGTCGGGCTGGATGTAGATATTACGACAAACAGGGCACTTGTAGGTCAGCTCCACCACCGTTTCGCTCTGATAGATTGTCCCATGAAGATGGGCATACCCAACGGCAAGCCCCAGCTCGTCGGAACAACTCTTTGTTGCCAATCCTTTAAGAACCAACCCAGCCCCAGTATAGAATCTATTGGTATTGCCCTCTACAGGGCTATAGGAGAGCTGAAGGAAACCGTCCAAGCAACGATGCCCTGCAAATGACGACGTAAACCGTTGGTTCCCGACAAAGTAGAACCCGTAGTTTGACTCACTTACGCCATTCGCGCCAGTATCCATATGCTCGTTATGGCTATGGAAGTAAAAGCCGAACTTGTACGAGCCCGCTTCGTTAAGCACCATACCTTTATTATAGGCATACTCGCCAATCAACATAAAGCCATCGTTCCCCTCGAAGGGCGAGTCAAAGTTGGCGGGATGTATGGACATAAACCCAGGATTGCCATCGAACGCTCCAAGCCGCACGGTATGGGTTGAGTCGAAGCAGTACGCCAGCACTCCCCCTAAGCCCGTTATCGGGAAGACAGAAGCGGTAATATTATCGGAAAAGGTGGAGTGCAAGGCAAACGAAGAGTTGACAAAAGTGCTCCCAAACTCGTTCACGGAAAATTCGGCATTCATATCCTGGATACCAATAGTAGCAGATAGCTTCCCAAGCATCTGCCGATACCACAGCTCCTGAAAAAAAGTTCGGTTACCTGCCTGGATATTGCTTACCCCCTGAAAATCGCCAATAAAATCGTCGGAAGGAGTGCCGCCATGCGTGTTGGCAAAGTTCAGATGAAGTTCCCCTCCGCGCCACCATCCTGCCGCCTGCGTATTAAGTAGCAGCTGAGCATTTGCCAGCCCTAGATAGGTGCCTTGTAGGTTATGC
This window of the uncultured Acetobacteroides sp. genome carries:
- a CDS encoding carbohydrate porin → MNTKKIAAVLLGVLLWGEASAQDCDSLPNSSLSLSFSYVGDGVGCIRKGHNLQGTYLGLANAQLLLNTQAAGWWRGGELHLNFANTHGGTPSDDFIGDFQGVSNIQAGNRTFFQELWYRQMLGKLSATIGIQDMNAEFSVNEFGSTFVNSSFALHSTFSDNITASVFPITGLGGVLAYCFDSTHTVRLGAFDGNPGFMSIHPANFDSPFEGNDGFMLIGEYAYNKGMVLNEAGSYKFGFYFHSHNEHMDTGANGVSESNYGFYFVGNQRFTSSFAGHRCLDGFLQLSYSPVEGNTNRFYTGAGLVLKGLATKSCSDELGLAVGYAHLHGTIYQSETVVELTYKCPVCRNIYIQPDLQYVINPSRFDAATPNALVGILRVGISL